The window GTGGCGACTGTATGGGCACGGTCGGTGCGGTGTCGAACCCCGACAACCAGAACCAGACCCTCGCCAAGGCAGGCCGCAAGCGCTGGATGGGCCGTCGCCCGCTGACGCGTGGTGTTGCCAAGAACCCGGTCGACCACCCGCACGGTGGTGGTGAAGGCCGCACCTCGGGTGGCCGTCATCCGGTTACTCCGTGGGGCAAGCCGACCAAGGGTGCCCGCACTCGCAACAACAAGCAGACGGACAAGATGATCATCCGTTCGCGCCACGCCAAGAAGAAGAGGTAAGACACGATGGCACGTTCCGTCTGGAAAGGCCCCTTCGTCGACCTGTACCTTCTCAAGAAGGCTGAGGTCGCGCAGGATGCCGGCAACCGCGCTGGTCCGATCAAGACCTGGTCGCGTCGCAGCACCATCCTTCCGCAGTTCGTTGGTCTGACGTTCAACGTCTACAACGGGCACAAGTTCATCCCGGTCTCGGTCAACGAGGACATGGTCGGCCACAAGTTCGGTGAATTCGCGCCTACGCGTTCGTTCCCCGGCCACGCTGCCGACAAGAAGGGCAAGCGCTAATGAGCAAGCAGGCAGCACCCCGCCGCGTCGGCGAAAAGGAAGCCCTGTCGGTCGGTACCACCATCCGTGGTTCGGCGCAGAAGCTCAATCTCGTCGCCGCCCTGATCCGTGGCAAGAAGGCTGAGGAAGCGATGAACATCCTCGCTTTTTCGAAGAAGGCCATGGCCGTGGACGCCCGCAAGGTTCTCGCTTCGGCGATCGCCAACGCGGAGAACAACCACAACCTCGACGTCGACGCCCTCGTCGTCGCCGAGGCGTCGGTCG is drawn from Novosphingobium decolorationis and contains these coding sequences:
- the rplV gene encoding 50S ribosomal protein L22, which encodes MSKQAAPRRVGEKEALSVGTTIRGSAQKLNLVAALIRGKKAEEAMNILAFSKKAMAVDARKVLASAIANAENNHNLDVDALVVAEASVGKSITMKRFHTRGRGKSTRILKPFSRLRIVVREVEEA
- the rpsS gene encoding 30S ribosomal protein S19; this translates as MARSVWKGPFVDLYLLKKAEVAQDAGNRAGPIKTWSRRSTILPQFVGLTFNVYNGHKFIPVSVNEDMVGHKFGEFAPTRSFPGHAADKKGKR